TGAAGATGCTCCGGGAGGACATCATCGACGTGTCGCCCCTGGCGAAATGCCCGGACCTCACCGAGGTCGTCATTGAGTCCATCACAGGTCCCGTGGACCTTGCCGTCTTCGCGGGCCACAAGAAGCTGACCGCCCTGGACGTGGAGGGCTGCAGGGTGCTCAACCCGGAGGCTATCACGGCGCTGCCCCGGCTGGAAAGGCTGGACCTCCAGAAGACCGAGGGCGTGGCTGATTTCTCCATGTTCAAGGATCTGCCGAAACTGAAGTACATCTACGCAAAGGTTGGCCAGTTCCCTGACGAACAGATCGCACCCTACGGAAAGATTGCGATCATCCAGAAATAGGCCCGAAGGGGGAAGAGAGCCCCTCTTCCCCGGATGCCTGTTTCATGAGGGGGAATGATAGTCATGGAAGTGCGTTTTCCCGCTCATCCGGAGAGGGGGAACTCCGGGAGAAGCGCGAGGAAGAAAGGTCCTTCGAAGGAGGAACTGCGGATCAGGCTGCAGCTCGCACCCTTCAGCCTGACGAAAAAGGAGACGGAGATCACGCTGCTTCTTCTTGAGGGGCTCAAGAGAGATGAAATACTTGAGAACTGCGAGATTACGAACAATACCCTCAAGACCCACATCCGACAGATTTACAGGAAACTCAGCGTCACGGGAAGAGGGGACATCCCGGCAAAAATAGGATTGGCGTGACAGCGGTTCAATGGTGGAGTAATGTAGTGCCACCCCGGAGCGTCCGGGGAAAACGAACCGGAAGAACCGCAGAAGGTCTTCCGGGCTCCCAAGGAGGAGATTCTCATGAAAAAAAGGTTTTCCGCGCTGTTCCTTTCCCTGG
Above is a genomic segment from Aminivibrio pyruvatiphilus containing:
- a CDS encoding helix-turn-helix domain-containing protein, which encodes MEVRFPAHPERGNSGRSARKKGPSKEELRIRLQLAPFSLTKKETEITLLLLEGLKRDEILENCEITNNTLKTHIRQIYRKLSVTGRGDIPAKIGLA